In Saccharomonospora marina XMU15, one genomic interval encodes:
- a CDS encoding ABC transporter permease: MNLLEYVADRWDRLSLQAWLHVSEVVQSTVIATVIGVLIGVAVYRSPVGSAVATALASTILTIPSFALLGLLIPVVGLGATPTVIALVLYALLPITRNTIVGLAGVDPAVTDAARGIGMSRFGVLTKVELRLAWPAILAGMRVATQLLMGIAVIAAYAKGPGLGSEVFSGLTRAGSANATNQALAGTIGVVILALLLEGGYFIIARLTVSRGIRG; this comes from the coding sequence GTGAACCTTCTCGAATACGTCGCCGACCGCTGGGATCGGCTGTCGTTGCAGGCGTGGCTGCACGTGAGCGAGGTGGTGCAGTCCACCGTCATCGCCACGGTTATCGGCGTGCTGATCGGCGTGGCCGTCTACCGAAGCCCCGTCGGCTCCGCGGTCGCGACCGCGCTGGCAAGCACGATCCTCACCATCCCCTCGTTCGCGTTGCTCGGCCTGCTCATCCCCGTGGTGGGGCTGGGCGCGACGCCGACGGTGATCGCGCTGGTGCTGTACGCACTGCTGCCGATCACCCGCAACACCATCGTCGGCCTAGCCGGGGTCGACCCCGCCGTCACCGACGCCGCGCGGGGTATCGGAATGAGCCGCTTCGGCGTGCTCACCAAGGTAGAACTGCGGTTGGCGTGGCCCGCGATCCTGGCTGGGATGCGGGTGGCGACCCAGTTGCTGATGGGCATCGCCGTGATCGCCGCCTATGCGAAGGGCCCCGGGCTCGGCAGCGAGGTGTTCTCCGGCCTCACAAGGGCGGGCAGCGCGAACGCGACCAACCAGGCGCTCGCCGGAACGATCGGCGTGGTGATCCTGGCCCTGTTGTTGGAGGGCGGCTACTTCATCATCGCCCGACTCACCGTCTCGAGGGGTATCCGTGGCTGA